The stretch of DNA aaaaatgtcaacaaaCCAGTTTTTGCCTCGTCAttgtggcattgtgtgtagattgatgaggaatttagtttatttaatccattttagaataaggttgtaacttaacaaaatgtggaaaaggtcaaggggtctgaatactttccgaaggcactgtaaaagcATTTTTGACTGCACAGGGCCTTTAAGAATCCCTGTTTGAACCAGTCTCTTTTCCAGGCTGATCCAGTCAGCCATCGACGGCTTCAACGTGTGTATCTTTGCGTATGGTCAGACAGGCTCCGGAAAGACCTTCACCATGGTGGGTGACAGAGACCAGAGAAGCCCAGGCATCATGCCTAGAGCGTTCAATGCCGTATTTGACATCCTCCAGGAGAATGCCACCAAGTTTGACTTCAAGGTGAGGGCTGCAAAGTCTTTCTGAGCGATGAGAAACAATTTCCTATTGTATGTCAGCAACAAGAAGCAAATATACTTTATAGTTAAACATAAaattactctcctctcctccatcctgtcCTTTttgctcctctcatctctcctttcctcttgtctcttctctgtgtTACTCTCTTCCTAGGTCTCGGTCTATATGTTGGAACTGTATAATGACCGGCTCCAGGACCTCTTTGTGAGCGGGGCCGAGGCCCAGAGCAGGCGGGTGGAGattaaaaggaacagaaaggggCTTGTGTTTGCCCAGGGAGCAGAGACAAAGGAAGCTTCCAGCGCCGGGGAGCTCTTCGCCATGTTTCAGCAGGCTTGCGCCAACCGCCATAACGCAGCCACCAGTATGCCCAAACGCCCGCTCCCCACTTCAAAAGCGCCCTGTTAAATGTTTTTGATTTATTGGTTTAGTCAGTCAGATTGAGTGGATGGTAGGTACATCATTACAGAACtgggctcagagagagagtgggctgCTAAGCAGGGCAAAGCAGGAGATATTGGGGTATTGGGGGTCTTAACAGAATCACTGGCTCTTTCATTTACTTCAGGGGTTAATGTGACAACCATGATACCATACTTCACAATTCTATCCTCATGTCATAATGTTGTTTCTCTGACAAAATATGATACAATCAGAAAATAAGAATAAAGTAAACAGGAAATAAATCTATGTACAGACATTGAAAACTATTTTAGGAGTGTTGATATAAAAAGGCTTACTTCTTTACCTCTGTGTGGTTGATGCAGAGATGAACGTGGAGAGCTCTCGTTCCCACCTGATCATTGGGATCATGGTGGAGAGCAGGAATCTGACCAATGGGAGTGTGAGCTTTGGGAAGTTGAGTCTGGTGGATCTGGCAGGGAGCGAGAGAGCAGCCAAGACTGGGGCAAAAGACGACCAGCTCAAGGTTATTAGGTTACCCTGTTAGAATTCAGGCATAAAGCTTTATATATTACAGTCATTTATGTGGGCGGGCTGTTTACAACTAACAGTTTGCATTTTTTCCCATGGATATCATTGTTGAATAgtcctccctctcgctctatctctcgctgtttctctctctctctctgtcaattcaatttgctttattggcatgacgtaacaatgtacatattgccaaagcttactttggatatttacaatatgaaaataataagaatcaaaattgtcaacgggacaacagtaacaacaataaccaaggctctctctgtctctttctctctcccttcctcctctttctatagGAGGCTAACTCCATTAACAAGTCTCTGAGTGCTCTGGGAGATGTGATCTCTGCCCTGTCCTCGGACCTGCCACATATCCCCTACAGGAACAGCAAGCTCACCCAGATCATGCAGGACTCGCTGGGCGGCAACGCCAAGACGCTCATGGTCGTCAACGTCTCGCCTTCCGAATGCAACCTGGATGAGACGCTCACCTCCCTTATGTGAGAGCGATTTTCCCATCACACATACCCCATAAAACACACAACTCAAACACCTAAACACCCGGCCCCCCACCGACAAACACTTCTAACAAACTCTGCTATAAGAAGAGAAACTCATGTCCAATTCACCCATGCCTATAGTAAAAAAATGCTGGAATCACATTCCTCCATCCTTACCAGGCTGGAGCTCCAGGAAATGGTTAAAACTGTAGTACTAAGCCCCCAAGATGCACCCTCCAAAATGGCACTCTTGTGCactatagggaattgggtgccatttcaaAGTTGCCCTTGCTTGGGTTGTTCTTGTTTGTGTGTAACGTACCATGTATGTGACACGTACCATCTCTGTAACACGTATGTTAATCGTACCATATTTTAACACGTACCATCTCTGTAACACGTATGTTAATCGTACCATATTTTAACACGTACCATCTCTGTAACACATACCATCTCTCCTTTTTATACTATTTATCCTCTAGTTATGCCACTCGAGTGAAGACCATAACCAACATTGCACAAAGAAACCTGGAGAGTAAAGAGATAGCCCAGCTCAAAGAGGTAAGGTTAATTTTTTTCACACTACCCTGCCTTTTTTGCAGAATGTAGCTAAAACTCCTCTTCTCGAGGACTTGATGTCTGGGATATAAATTGACTAATAGCCCAAGACGACTATCATACAGAGCAATATATTGGCAAACTGAGGAACCTGAGGCATGCCATTGTAACACATGGGATATGATCCTGGGTCTAACGAGGGGGAAACCAACGTCTTGACCATTAGACCAAGAGGAAATTCCCTCTTGGCCCAAGGGCCGACACGGATTTTGAAGTCACAGAAGGAGTTACCCATCACGTGGCCATGAGCAACCATGGCCGACTCATGTCCACTACACcatcacgcatgcacacacatgcatacacacacacaccagttttaATCTGACAATGATGAGATCTCTGTCAAAACAAATGTACAGAGTACAAGCCCCACTCATGACTCTTCTCTCTCGTTTactcctttctttctctatttctggCAGG from Salvelinus sp. IW2-2015 linkage group LG33, ASM291031v2, whole genome shotgun sequence encodes:
- the LOC111958026 gene encoding uncharacterized protein, producing the protein MHKHTLISDIMYTSSSGAENVSLSLTFLGKTVGRHCSVAPSSKQRAWETTTRSPYPEVTVRSSRVDNAPLAVSVLEELPGSVPDLREEAKHHQPCPVVHSTHLDQELDSGKIRVFCRIRPMSRAEAAQGGAIAVGRLDDYSVTVETSRGPREFQFDRVFSGESSQEDVFQDTNRLIQSAIDGFNVCIFAYGQTGSGKTFTMVGDRDQRSPGIMPRAFNAVFDILQENATKFDFKVSVYMLELYNDRLQDLFVSGAEAQSRRVEIKRNRKGLVFAQGAETKEASSAGELFAMFQQACANRHNAATKMNVESSRSHLIIGIMVESRNLTNGSVSFGKLSLVDLAGSERAAKTGAKDDQLKEANSINKSLSALGDVISALSSDLPHIPYRNSKLTQIMQDSLGGNAKTLMVVNVSPSECNLDETLTSLIYATRVKTITNIAQRNLESKEIAQLKEVIMKLRSGQPVEDEEV